A part of Leifsonia xyli subsp. xyli str. CTCB07 genomic DNA contains:
- a CDS encoding S-layer homology domain-containing protein, with protein MPVVAPKSVIKCSRDTAPEVRNWRTNRVQVYMKLDGRMFLLPDGIFLVDYPTSTTYQSARLSAGEYQIRVYRPSFSDETAAKANKVSPIKDYWSPIVKVNGVSAVTVNGTVYSSANRSASPFKDVPVSLSAANTYLSIEWLYRAGITTGTATSSGRVFAPKGTLSRADVAAFMYRASAPAAYTAPAKSPFLDVPTTHKFYKQIAWMYTSGTSTGWAVSGGKQYRPNDPVSREALSAFVYRAYNHKRLVAPRKDTWVDVPLSHKFSVPINWIRTNGLLNDPGSHFSPSKPATREEFATILYRIELAK; from the coding sequence GTGCCGGTCGTCGCACCGAAATCCGTCATCAAATGCTCCCGGGATACGGCTCCCGAGGTCAGAAATTGGCGGACGAACCGCGTTCAGGTCTACATGAAGCTCGACGGCAGAATGTTCTTGCTTCCGGACGGCATTTTCCTCGTGGACTATCCGACCTCGACCACCTACCAATCGGCCCGATTGTCTGCCGGGGAATATCAGATCAGGGTGTATAGACCTTCTTTCTCGGACGAGACCGCAGCGAAAGCGAACAAGGTCTCCCCCATCAAGGACTATTGGAGTCCGATCGTGAAGGTCAATGGCGTCTCTGCCGTTACCGTGAACGGCACGGTGTACTCGTCTGCGAATCGTTCGGCATCGCCGTTCAAGGACGTGCCCGTCAGCCTCTCCGCGGCGAACACGTATTTGTCCATCGAGTGGCTCTACCGGGCCGGCATCACAACGGGAACGGCCACGTCTTCGGGGAGGGTCTTCGCCCCGAAGGGCACTCTGAGCCGAGCGGACGTTGCGGCATTCATGTATCGGGCAAGTGCTCCTGCGGCCTACACGGCCCCGGCGAAATCGCCGTTCCTGGATGTCCCGACAACGCACAAGTTCTACAAGCAGATCGCCTGGATGTACACCTCAGGCACCTCGACCGGGTGGGCCGTGAGCGGCGGGAAACAGTACCGACCCAACGATCCGGTGTCCCGCGAAGCGCTGTCGGCATTCGTGTATCGCGCCTATAACCACAAAAGGCTCGTTGCGCCTCGCAAGGACACCTGGGTGGATGTTCCGCTGAGTCACAAGTTCTCCGTCCCCATCAACTGGATCCGCACCAACGGACTGCTGAATGACCCGGGATCGCATTTCTCTCCGTCTAAGCCGGCGACGCGGGAAGAGTTCGCGACGATCCTGTACCGAATCGAGCTGGCCAAATAG